The Arachis hypogaea cultivar Tifrunner chromosome 16, arahy.Tifrunner.gnm2.J5K5, whole genome shotgun sequence genome contains a region encoding:
- the LOC112758158 gene encoding putative pentatricopeptide repeat-containing protein At3g05240: MQQTWFILNTPKKMIIRQNAILSLLAKCRSMSELKKLHGLIITTPTINKSIIPLSKLIDFCIDSQFGDIDYAHLVFRRIDSPSVYIWNSMIKGYANGHNPRVSMILYRQMMQRGYSPDHFTFPFVLKASSLLFDQDCGRCIHNCIVKSGFEADAYAATGLLQMYVSCADMTSALKVFDNIPKWNVVAWTCLIAGYVDNNQPYEALEVFKDMDHWGVEPNEITMVKVMIACARSRDIGTGRWVHDRIRKAGYDPFLSSSSSNIILATAILEMYAKCGSFKTARDLFNKMPQRNIVAWNSMINAYNQYERHEEALDLFFDMLVSGLNPDKATFLSVLSVCAHLCALALGQTLHAYLLKSNIAEDIEMATALLHMYAKTGVLISAQKIFYSLQKKDVVVWSSMINGLAMHGHGNEALRMFQMMQEDDSVLPDHITYIGVLFACSHVGLVEEAKKHFNLMTERYGIMPESEHYGCMVDLLSRAGHFREAEKLVETMAEQPNIAIWGALLNGCLIHENVSLANQVKMQLTELEPADWSGVHVLLSNIYARAGRWEEVNMTRKVMKHRRITKTTGHSSVEIKLIS, encoded by the coding sequence ATGCAACAAACTTGGTTTATTTTAAATACACCAAAAAAGATGATAATACGCCAAAATGCCATTCTCTCTTTGTTAGCAAAGTGCAGAAGCATGAGTGAGTTGAAGAAACTGCATGGGCTAATAATCACAACCCCAACTATTAATAAAAGCATAATCCCTTTGAGCAAGCTCATTGACTTCTGTATAGATTCACAATTTGGGGACATCGATTATGCACACTTAGTTTTTCGCCGAATTGATTCCCCCAGCGTTTACATTTGGAACTCCATGATTAAAGGCTATGCCAATGGTCACAATCCAAGAGTGTCTATGATTCTTTATAGACAAATGATGCAGAGAGGGTACTCACCAGATCACTTCACATTCCCTTTTGTGCTCAAAGCAAGTTCCCTTCTTTTTGATCAAGATTGTGGAAGATGCATCCATAACTGCATAGTGAAATCTGGGTTTGAAGCAGATGCATATGCAGCCACTGGGTTGCTCCAAATGTATGTGTCTTGTGCAGATATGACTTCTGCGCTCAAGGTGTTTGATAATATTCCCAAGTGGAATGTGGTTGCTTGGACTTGCTTAATTGCTGGGTACGTAGACAATAATCAGCCATACGAAGCTTTGGAGGTGTTTAAGGACATGGATCATTGGGGTGTAGAGCCAAATGAAATCACCATGGTTAAGGTTATGATAGCTTGTGCACGGAGTAGAGACATAGGTACGGGGAGATGGGTCCACGACCGCATTCGTAAGGCCGGTTATGATCCCTTCCTCTCATCATCAAGTAGCAATATCATTCTTGCAACTGCAATTCTTGAGATGTATGCTAAATGTGGTAGCTTCAAGACTGCAAGAGATTTGTTCAATAAAATGCCTCAAAGAAACATTGTTGCCTGGAACAGTATGATTAACGCTTACAATCAATATGAGCGACATGAGGAGGCACTAGATCTCTTCTTTGATATGTTGGTCTCCGGCCTTAATCCGGATAAGGCCACCTTTCTAAGTGTTCTGAGTGTCTGTGCTCACTTGTGTGCTCTGGCACTGGGACAAACTCTTCATGCTTATCTTTTGAAGAGCAACATTGCAGAAGACATTGAAATGGCAACTGCCCTTCTCCACATGTATGCCAAGACCGGTGTGTTGATTAGCGCGCAGAAGATTTTTTATAGTCTGCAAAAGAAAGATGTGGTGGTTTGGAGTAGCATGATTAACGGTTTAGCCATGCATGGTCATGGAAATGAAGCACTGAGAATGTTTCAAATGATGCAAGAGGATGATTCGGTTCTCCCTGATCATATTACTTACATTGGAGTTTTATTCGCATGTAGTCATGTTGGGTTGGTTGAAGAGGCTAAAAAACATTTCAATCTGATGACAGAAAGATATGGTATAATGCCGGAAAGTGAGCATTATGGTTGCATGGTTGATCTTTTGAGTCGCGCAGGTCATTTCAGAGAGGCAGAAAAATTGGTGGAAACAATGGCGGAACAACCAAACATAGCCATATGGGGTGCTCTTCTAAATGGCTGCCTGATTCATGAAAATGTCTCTCTTGCTAATCAAGTGAAAATGCAACTTACAGAGCTGGAACCTGCTGATTGGAGTGGAGTTCATGTTCTTCTATCTAATATATATGCCAGGGCAGGTAGATGGGAAGAAGTTAACATGACTAGAAAAGTGATGAAGCATAGAAGGATCACAAAGACAACTGGTCATAGTTCAGTTGAAATAAAGTTGATAAGCTAA
- the LOC112758159 gene encoding nuclear transcription factor Y subunit C-3 encodes MDHQGHGQNPSMGVVSSGAQLTYGSNPYQPNQMTGAPGSVVTSVGNMQSGQPAGAQLGQHQLAYQHIHQQQQQQLQQQLQAFWANQYQEIEKVTDFKNHSLPLARIKKIMKADEDVRMISAEAPVIFARACEMFILELTLRSWNHTEENKRRTLQKNDIAAAITRTDIFDFLVDIVPREDLKDEVLASIPRGTMPVAGPADAMPYCYMPPQHAPQVGPAGVIMGKPVMDPNMYAQQSHPYMAPQMWPQPPDQRQSSPDH; translated from the coding sequence ATGGATCATCAAGGGCATGGCCAAAACCCATCCATGGGGGTTGTCAGTAGTGGGGCTCAACTAACATATGGTTCCAATCCGTACCAGCCAAACCAAATGACTGGGGCACCAGGGTCAGTTGTTACATCGGTTGGGAACATGCAAAGCGGTCAACCTGCTGGAGCTCAACTGGGACAACATCAACTTGCTTATCAGCATATTCATCAGCAACAACAGCAGCAACTTCAGCAACAACTACAGGCTTTTTGGGCAAATCAATACCAAGAAATTGAGAAGGTAACTGATTTCAAGAACCACAGTCTCCCCTTGGCAAGGATCAAGAAGATTATGAAGGCTGATGAGGATGTTAGAATGATATCGGCTGAGGCACCTGTCATATTTGCAAGGGCATGCGAAATGTTCATTTTAGAGTTAACCCTGCGTTCTTGGAATCACACTGAAGAGAACAAAAGAAGAACCCTTCAGAAAAATGATATTGCTGCTGCAATCACGAGGACCGATATCTTTGATTTCTTGGTTGATATTGTGCCTCGTGAGGACTTGAAAGATGAAGTGCTTGCATCGATCCCAAGAGGAACAATGCCTGTTGCAGGGCCAGCTGATGCAATGCCTTACTGTTATATGCCGCCTCAACATGCACCCCAAGTTGGACCTGCAGGTGTCATAATGGGTAAGCCTGTGATGGACCCAAATATGTACGCTCAGCAATCTCATCCCTACATGGCTCCACAAATGTGGCCGCAGCCACCAGACCAACGACAATCATCTCCGGATCATTAG